A window from Theobroma cacao cultivar B97-61/B2 chromosome 3, Criollo_cocoa_genome_V2, whole genome shotgun sequence encodes these proteins:
- the LOC18605773 gene encoding uncharacterized protein LOC18605773 isoform X4 yields the protein MDDNQHQYQRCNRRGTPNWRCSGRALTGKSLCHKHYLYSLQSCGKKVDMENIGESGSEGGTQMCTQRKKRKRQVIGQGSLNPVVVDEVREHDGNEQVKVTAGNDGDQGTQSWFVEGSGGVESVLEWFGEDGGVNGGETLKLWGVEAGFGLAIGGSGEATPGVQGGFGGETGGHNGEVVDCKGCNPWFGVDGIFGSLGGGEIQMGGSGGVPFGNGGMGLADGLIQGLFSGPNEGLNVGVEGTQCFSGEAEYDNVEGKGIQGLFDEIACGNGCETHLAGEGNRGQGGYFENAGMHRGSKDGGGQVKVKRGRPKGSKNKKKILAAEQNTEGLSDSKVKKQGPFKGSKKIQKSLSGECHNGGDDIGRRKENLDQEMVSKEEKEDVAVEANETVQLKTKRGRPKGSKNKKKIVAAEQRIEGLSEVGGDGKLGNEIVCAIEKQGPPKGSKKKEISLPGENQDMSCHIVGGNNDGGDQTLRPMFWEKEKTTFLRAGDGVMPCEVAGNDAGRNNAGKRIEKQGQQQGPKKEKKNLAGEVSENAQLKGRHGGPKSAKNQKKIIVEENRDKSGKAEGGEGAVGIQNGNNNVLPKKNRGRPKGSKNKQKRRSDEKIGLSSVQQTLQSKDKQCFLEISKDNKENNEGSETQGVPVEIVGVYYGDKGPVLVRTALVREEDKVMPGEAITGGCEMNSLVDKEGRGLPIERSGANEGKNEIIGPKVKDWRVEDLKNKEPTVTAKEESHQSGEAIGKNDSGNEGLKRKRGRPKGSKNKRTLFLGMVSVRKKYKINKSCAQIEQGEGNNLKMSHNVSGKHLQGSLNMKKKTLAAGIRGSLTADLGNAQKKSRGRKKKSSSQSETSVSSDDTSQKHVRRGLMCHQCWRTDRSVVNCSKCKRKRYCYECLAKWYPEKTREEVEAACPFCRGNCNCRLCLREKLVVMDEHEEADTSIKLQKLLYLLHKILPLLRHVQQEQHAELELETSIRGVQLTEQDIMVSVLDDDDRVYCDNCNTSIVNFHRSCPNPDCSYDLCITCCHEIRKGSQPGGNEAKFSHQQSVERVNSQGADSDDQIPTVTVRCDWKSLVSTECTSGMSCNSLDWRAEADGRIPCPPKGRGGCGSETLSLRRFFGANLVDQLIQNAEELTVNFQLPDIEFSEGCSMCHTSSSAGNEADNFEVRQAAYRENSHDNFVYCPNVIQLEDNNIQHFQMHWMRGEPVIVRNVLEKSSGLSWEPMVMWRAFIGAKKILKEEAKRVKAIDCLDWCEVEINIRRFFKGYLEGRRYRNGWPEMLKLKDWPASNSFEECLPRHGAEFIAMLPFKDYTHPNSGILNLATKLPAVLKPDLGPKTYIAYGSLKELGRGDSVTKLHCDISDAVNVLTHATDVKIPPWQTKIIDKLQKKYEAENMHPRCCGQTRKVSQILGRKRRKRPHKGVDTCSNSAAIGELQSTHQLDSKHGMIEEMMCYQKHNHNIEGQTHNTVEGGSLNQNEDLGSVRPDTNTTRESVTENPSSDNAHGGAVWDIFRREDVPKLIEYLRKHQKEFRHISNLPVNSVIHPIHDQTLYLSEKHKKQLKEEFNVEPWTFEQHVGEAVFIPAGCPHQVRNRQSCIKVALDFVSPDNVQECIRLTEEFRLLPKTHRAKEDKLEVKKMAIYAATLAVSEAKKLSANLNFLFH from the exons ATGGATGATAATCAGCATCAATACCAACGGTGCAACCGACGAGGCACCCCAAACTGGCGGTGTAGTGGGAGAGCTTTGACTGGCAAGTCTTTATGCCATAAACACTATCTCTATTCCTTGCAAAGTTGTGGTAAAAAGGTGGATATGGAGAATATTGGTGAAAGTGGCAGTGAGGGTGGAACTCAAATGTGTACTCAAAGGAAGAAGCGAAAGCGTCAAGTAATAGGTCAAGGGAGTTTAAATCCCGTGGTGGTGGACGAAGTAAGGGAGCATGACGGGAATGAACAAGTCAAAGTCACCGCTGGAAATGATGGTGATCAAGGAACTCAGAGCTGGTTTGTTGAAGGCAGTGGTGGTGTTGAAAGTGTTTTGGAGTGGTTTGGTGAAGATGGTGGTGTAAATGGGGGTGAAACTTTGAAGCTCTGGGGTGTTGAAGCTGGGTTTGGACTTGCCATTGGTGGGTCTGGTGAAGCTACTCCTGGGGTTCAAGGAGGGTTTGGTGGAGAAACTGGTGGACATAATGGTGAGGTCGTTGATTGCAAAGGTTGCAACCCATGGTTTGGTGTAGATGGTATATTTGGCAGTCTTGGTGGTGGAGAAATTCAGATGGGTGGGTCTGGTGGGGTTCCATTTGGAAATGGTGGAATGGGTCTTGCTGATGGACTAATTCAAGGCCTATTTAGTGGACCAAATGAGGGTTTGAATGTTGGTGTTGAAGGAACCCAGTGCTTCTCTGGTGAAGCTGAGTATGACAATGTGGAAGGTAAAGGCATTCAGGGGTTGTTTGATGAAATTGCATGTGGAAATGGATGTGAAACCCATCTTGCTGGCGAGGGAAATCGAGGTCAAGGTGGCTACTTTGAAAATGCTGGCATGCATCGAGGCAGTAAGGATGGGGGAGGCCAGGTTAAGGTTAAGCGTGGTAGGCCAAAGGGTTCaaagaataagaagaaaattctTGCTGCTGAACAAAATACTGAAGGGTTAAGCGATAGTAAGGTTAAAAAGCAAGGCCCCTTTAAGGGCTCaaagaaaatccaaaaaagTCTTTCAGGTGAATGCCACAATGGAGGAGATGATATTGGTAGAAGGAAAGAGAATCTAGATCAGGAAATGGTTTCAAAGGAAGAGAAGGAAGATGTTGCTGTAGAGGCAAATGAAACTGTGCAATTGAAGACTAAACGTGGTAGGCCAAAGGGTTCaaagaataagaagaaaattgTTGCTGCCGAACAAAGAATCGAAGGGTTAAGTGAAGTTGGTGGTGATGGTAAGCTTGGAAATGAGATTGTTTGCGCAATAGAGAAGCAAGGTCCGCCAAAGGGCTCAAAGAAGAAGGAGATTAGCCTTCCAGGTGAGAATCAAGACATGTCTTGTCATATTGTGGGGGGCAATAATGATGGCGGAGATCAAACTTTGAGGCCTATGTTTTGggagaaagagaaaactaCCTTTCTACGGGCAGGAGATGGGGTAATGCCTTGTGAAGTTGCCGGTAACGATGCAGGACGAAATAATGCGGGTAAAAGGATAGAGAAACAAGGTCAGCAACAGGGGccaaagaaagagaagaaaaatcttgCCGGAGAGGTAAGTGAGAATGCGCAGTTGAAAGGGAGGCATGGTGGACCAAAGAGTGCTAAGAATCAGAAGAAAATTATTGTTGAAGAAAATCGAGATAAGTCTGGTAAAGCTGAGGGTGGTGAAGGTGCAGTTGGAATTCAGAACGGAAATAACAATGTCCTACCAAAGAAAAATCGTGGCCGGCCAAAGGGTTCAAAGAATAAGCAGAAAAGGCGTAGTGATGAAAAAATTGGACTTTCAAGTGTACAGCAGACCTTGCAATCAAAGGATAAGCAatgttttcttgaaatttcaaagGATAACAAGGAAAATAACGAAGGTAGTGAGACTCAGGGAGTGCCTGTTGAAATTGTGGGGGTTTATTATGGTGATAAAGGACCTGTATTAGTGAGGACTGCCCTTGTAAGGGAGGAAGATAAGGTAATGCCTGGTGAAGCTATTACAGGTGGGTGTGAGATGAATTCTCTTGTAGACAAGGAAGGTAGGGGACTTCCCATAGAAAGATCTGGTGCTAATGAAGGtaaaaatgagattattgGTCCTAAGGTTAAAGATTGGCGTGTAGAGGATTTGAAGAACAAGGAGCCTACTGTTActgcaaaagaagaaagccaTCAAAGTGGGGAAGCTATTGGCAAGAATGATAGTGGAAATGAGGGGCTAAAGCGGAAGCGAGGCCGACCAAAAGGTTCAAAGAATAAGAGAACACTTTTTTTGGGCATGGTGTCTGTGAGGaagaagtataaaattaacaagTCTTGTGCGCAGATAGAACAGGGGGAAggaaataatttgaaaatgagcCACAATGTTTCAGGTAAGCATCTTCAAGGCAGTttaaacatgaaaaagaaaacactaGCAGCTGGCATTCGGGGCAGCTTAACTGCTGATTTGGGCAATGCTCAAAAGAAGAGTAGAGGGAGGAAAAAGAAGTCTAGTAGTCAATCAGAAACTTCAGTTTCATCA GATGATACCAGCCAGAAGCATGTGCGGAGGGGTTTGATGTGCCACCAATGCTGGAGGACTGATAGGAGTGTTGTCAATTGTTCCAAATGCAAAAGGAAACGCTATTGCTATGAGTGCCTTGCAAAATG GTATCCAGAGAAAACAAGAGAGGAAGTAGAAGCTGCTTGTCCATTTTGTCGAGGCAATTGTAATTGCAGATTATGCCTTAGGGAGAAATTAGTTGTCATG GATGAGCATGAGGAAGCAGATACAAGTATCAAATTGCAAAAGTTGCTTTATTTGCTACACAAAATTCTGCCTCTCCTTCGGCATGTACAACAGGAGCAACATGCTGAGTTAGAGCTGGAAACCAGTATACGCG GTGTGCAATTGACAGAACAAGATATAATGGTATCTGTCTTAGATGATGATGATCGGGTCTATTG TGACAATTGCAATACATCCATAGTCAATTTCCACAGAAGCTGCCCAAATCCTGATTGTTCTTATGATCTATGTATCACATGTTGTCATGAAATTAGAAAAGGATCTCAGCCTGGAGGTAATGAAGCAAAATTTTCTCACCAGCAGTCTGTTGAAAGAGTAAATAGTCAAGGTGCAGATTCAGATGACCAGATTCCTACAGTGACGGTAAGATGTGATTGGAAGAGCCTTGTGTCAACTGAGTGCACATCTGGCATGTCATGTAACTCTCTTGATTGGAGAGCTGAGGCAGATGGTAGGATTCCTTGTCCTCCAAAAGGAAGGGGCGGTTGTGGTAGTGAGACACTTTCACTAAGACGCTTCTTTGGAGCTAATTTGGTTGATCAACTGATTCAGAATGCTGAGGAACTTACTGTCAATTTTCAGTTACCTGATATTGAGTTTTCTGAAGGGTGTTCTATGTGTCATACCAGCAGCTCTGCAGGAAATGAAGCAGACAATTTTGAAGTTAGGCAGGCAGCTTATAGAGAGAACAGTCATGACAATTTTGTGTACTGCCCGAATGTTATCCAGTTGGAAGACAATAATATTCAGCATTTTCAAATGCATTGGATGCGAGGTGAACCTGTTATTGTTAGAAATGTACTTGAAAAAAGTTCTGGTCTTAGTTGGGAACCGATGGTTATGTGGAGGGCTTTCATTGGTGcaaaaaagatattaaaagAGGAGGCAAAGAGGGTTAAGGCAATTGATTGCTTGGATTGGTGTGAG GTTGAAATAAATATAAGGCGGTTCTTCAAAGGCTACTTGGAGGGTCGTAGGTATAGGAATGGATGGCCAGAGATGTTGAAGTTGAAGGATTGGCCTGCATCAAATTCATTTGAAGAGTGTTTGCCAAGGCACGGTGCTGAATTTATTGCTATGCTTCCTTTTAAAGATTATACTCATCCAAATTCCGGTATCCTAAATCTTGCTACCAAACTTCCTGCTGTATTGAAGCCGGATTTGGGGCCCAAAACTTACATTGCTTATGGATCTTTGAAAGAACTTGGCAGAGGTGATTCAGTGACAAAACTACATTGTGACATTTCTGATGCG GTTAATGTGCTGACACATGCGACTGATGTGAAGATTCCCCCATGGCAGACTAAAATCATAGATAAATTGCAGAAGAAATATGAAGCTGAAAACATGCATCCACGCTGCTGTGGTCAGACACGGAAGGTGTCACAGATATTGGGAAGAAAGCGGCGAAAGAGACCTCATAAAG GTGTTGATACATGCTCCAACTCTGCTGCCATTGGAGAACTTCAATCTACACATCAGCTTGATTCTAAACATGGAATGATTGAGGAAATGATGTGTTATCAAAAACATAACCACAACATAGAAGGGCAAACACATAATACCGTTGAGGGAGGTTCTCttaatcaaaatgaggatTTAGGGTCTGTAAGACCTGATACAAATACGACTAGAGAGTCTGTTACAGAAAATCCGTCTTCAGACAATGCACATGGTGGTGCTGTTTGGGATATTTTCCGTAGGGAGGATGTACCTAAGTTAATTGAATACTTACGGAAGCATCAGAAAGAATTCCGTCACATAAGTAACCTTCCTGTAAATTCT GTTATTCATCCTATTCATGATCAGACCCTTTATCTCAGTGAGAAACATAAAAAGCAGCTGAAGGAGGAGTTCA ATGTTGAACCTTGGACATTTGAGCAACATGTCGGTGAAGCTGTTTTCATTCCTGCAGGATGCCCACATCAAGTAAGAAATAGACAG TCATGCATTAAAGTAGCCCTTGATTTTGTGTCCCCCGACAATGTGCAAGAATGCATCCGATTGACAGAAGAGTTCCGCTTGCTCCCCAAAACCCATAGAGCTAAGGAAGATAAATTGGAG GTGAAGAAGATGGCAATATATGCTGCAACTCTTGCAGTAAGTGAGGCCAAAAAACTGAGTGCAAACCTCAA
- the LOC18605773 gene encoding uncharacterized protein LOC18605773 isoform X3 yields the protein MDDNQHQYQRCNRRGTPNWRCSGRALTGKSLCHKHYLYSLQSCGKKVDMENIGESGSEGGTQMCTQRKKRKRQVIGQGSLNPVVVDEVREHDGNEQVKVTAGNDGDQGTQSWFVEGSGGVESVLEWFGEDGGVNGGETLKLWGVEAGFGLAIGGSGEATPGVQGGFGGETGGHNGEVVDCKGCNPWFGVDGIFGSLGGGEIQMGGSGGVPFGNGGMGLADGLIQGLFSGPNEGLNVGVEGTQCFSGEAEYDNVEGKGIQGLFDEIACGNGCETHLAGEGNRGQGGYFENAGMHRGSKDGGGQVKVKRGRPKGSKNKKKILAAEQNTEGLSDSKVKKQGPFKGSKKIQKSLSGECHNGGDDIGRRKENLDQEMVSKEEKEDVAVEANETVQLKTKRGRPKGSKNKKKIVAAEQRIEGLSEVGGDGKLGNEIVCAIEKQGPPKGSKKKEISLPGENQDMSCHIVGGNNDGGDQTLRPMFWEKEKTTFLRAGDGVMPCEVAGNDAGRNNAGKRIEKQGQQQGPKKEKKNLAGEVSENAQLKGRHGGPKSAKNQKKIIVEENRDKSGKAEGGEGAVGIQNGNNNVLPKKNRGRPKGSKNKQKRRSDEKIGLSSVQQTLQSKDKQCFLEISKDNKENNEGSETQGVPVEIVGVYYGDKGPVLVRTALVREEDKVMPGEAITGGCEMNSLVDKEGRGLPIERSGANEGKNEIIGPKVKDWRVEDLKNKEPTVTAKEESHQSGEAIGKNDSGNEGLKRKRGRPKGSKNKRTLFLGMVSVRKKYKINKSCAQIEQGEGNNLKMSHNVSGKHLQGSLNMKKKTLAAGIRGSLTADLGNAQKKSRGRKKKSSSQSETSVSSDDTSQKHVRRGLMCHQCWRTDRSVVNCSKCKRKRYCYECLAKWYPEKTREEVEAACPFCRGNCNCRLCLREKLVVMDEHEEADTSIKLQKLLYLLHKILPLLRHVQQEQHAELELETSIRGVQLTEQDIMVSVLDDDDRVYCDNCNTSIVNFHRSCPNPDCSYDLCITCCHEIRKGSQPGGNEAKFSHQQSVERVNSQGADSDDQIPTVTVRCDWKSLVSTECTSGMSCNSLDWRAEADGRIPCPPKGRGGCGSETLSLRRFFGANLVDQLIQNAEELTVNFQLPDIEFSEGCSMCHTSSSAGNEADNFEVRQAAYRENSHDNFVYCPNVIQLEDNNIQHFQMHWMRGEPVIVRNVLEKSSGLSWEPMVMWRAFIGAKKILKEEAKRVKAIDCLDWCEVEINIRRFFKGYLEGRRYRNGWPEMLKLKDWPASNSFEECLPRHGAEFIAMLPFKDYTHPNSGILNLATKLPAVLKPDLGPKTYIAYGSLKELGRGDSVTKLHCDISDAVNVLTHATDVKIPPWQTKIIDKLQKKYEAENMHPRCCGQTRKVSQILGRKRRKRPHKGGSKNPEYSAKLDNLAGKIEDVAECSFSLPGVDTCSNSAAIGELQSTHQLDSKHGMIEEMMCYQKHNHNIEGQTHNTVEGGSLNQNEDLGSVRPDTNTTRESVTENPSSDNAHGGAVWDIFRREDVPKLIEYLRKHQKEFRHISNLPVNSVIHPIHDQTLYLSEKHKKQLKEEFNVEPWTFEQHVGEAVFIPAGCPHQVRNRQSCIKVALDFVSPDNVQECIRLTEEFRLLPKTHRAKEDKLEVIFV from the exons ATGGATGATAATCAGCATCAATACCAACGGTGCAACCGACGAGGCACCCCAAACTGGCGGTGTAGTGGGAGAGCTTTGACTGGCAAGTCTTTATGCCATAAACACTATCTCTATTCCTTGCAAAGTTGTGGTAAAAAGGTGGATATGGAGAATATTGGTGAAAGTGGCAGTGAGGGTGGAACTCAAATGTGTACTCAAAGGAAGAAGCGAAAGCGTCAAGTAATAGGTCAAGGGAGTTTAAATCCCGTGGTGGTGGACGAAGTAAGGGAGCATGACGGGAATGAACAAGTCAAAGTCACCGCTGGAAATGATGGTGATCAAGGAACTCAGAGCTGGTTTGTTGAAGGCAGTGGTGGTGTTGAAAGTGTTTTGGAGTGGTTTGGTGAAGATGGTGGTGTAAATGGGGGTGAAACTTTGAAGCTCTGGGGTGTTGAAGCTGGGTTTGGACTTGCCATTGGTGGGTCTGGTGAAGCTACTCCTGGGGTTCAAGGAGGGTTTGGTGGAGAAACTGGTGGACATAATGGTGAGGTCGTTGATTGCAAAGGTTGCAACCCATGGTTTGGTGTAGATGGTATATTTGGCAGTCTTGGTGGTGGAGAAATTCAGATGGGTGGGTCTGGTGGGGTTCCATTTGGAAATGGTGGAATGGGTCTTGCTGATGGACTAATTCAAGGCCTATTTAGTGGACCAAATGAGGGTTTGAATGTTGGTGTTGAAGGAACCCAGTGCTTCTCTGGTGAAGCTGAGTATGACAATGTGGAAGGTAAAGGCATTCAGGGGTTGTTTGATGAAATTGCATGTGGAAATGGATGTGAAACCCATCTTGCTGGCGAGGGAAATCGAGGTCAAGGTGGCTACTTTGAAAATGCTGGCATGCATCGAGGCAGTAAGGATGGGGGAGGCCAGGTTAAGGTTAAGCGTGGTAGGCCAAAGGGTTCaaagaataagaagaaaattctTGCTGCTGAACAAAATACTGAAGGGTTAAGCGATAGTAAGGTTAAAAAGCAAGGCCCCTTTAAGGGCTCaaagaaaatccaaaaaagTCTTTCAGGTGAATGCCACAATGGAGGAGATGATATTGGTAGAAGGAAAGAGAATCTAGATCAGGAAATGGTTTCAAAGGAAGAGAAGGAAGATGTTGCTGTAGAGGCAAATGAAACTGTGCAATTGAAGACTAAACGTGGTAGGCCAAAGGGTTCaaagaataagaagaaaattgTTGCTGCCGAACAAAGAATCGAAGGGTTAAGTGAAGTTGGTGGTGATGGTAAGCTTGGAAATGAGATTGTTTGCGCAATAGAGAAGCAAGGTCCGCCAAAGGGCTCAAAGAAGAAGGAGATTAGCCTTCCAGGTGAGAATCAAGACATGTCTTGTCATATTGTGGGGGGCAATAATGATGGCGGAGATCAAACTTTGAGGCCTATGTTTTGggagaaagagaaaactaCCTTTCTACGGGCAGGAGATGGGGTAATGCCTTGTGAAGTTGCCGGTAACGATGCAGGACGAAATAATGCGGGTAAAAGGATAGAGAAACAAGGTCAGCAACAGGGGccaaagaaagagaagaaaaatcttgCCGGAGAGGTAAGTGAGAATGCGCAGTTGAAAGGGAGGCATGGTGGACCAAAGAGTGCTAAGAATCAGAAGAAAATTATTGTTGAAGAAAATCGAGATAAGTCTGGTAAAGCTGAGGGTGGTGAAGGTGCAGTTGGAATTCAGAACGGAAATAACAATGTCCTACCAAAGAAAAATCGTGGCCGGCCAAAGGGTTCAAAGAATAAGCAGAAAAGGCGTAGTGATGAAAAAATTGGACTTTCAAGTGTACAGCAGACCTTGCAATCAAAGGATAAGCAatgttttcttgaaatttcaaagGATAACAAGGAAAATAACGAAGGTAGTGAGACTCAGGGAGTGCCTGTTGAAATTGTGGGGGTTTATTATGGTGATAAAGGACCTGTATTAGTGAGGACTGCCCTTGTAAGGGAGGAAGATAAGGTAATGCCTGGTGAAGCTATTACAGGTGGGTGTGAGATGAATTCTCTTGTAGACAAGGAAGGTAGGGGACTTCCCATAGAAAGATCTGGTGCTAATGAAGGtaaaaatgagattattgGTCCTAAGGTTAAAGATTGGCGTGTAGAGGATTTGAAGAACAAGGAGCCTACTGTTActgcaaaagaagaaagccaTCAAAGTGGGGAAGCTATTGGCAAGAATGATAGTGGAAATGAGGGGCTAAAGCGGAAGCGAGGCCGACCAAAAGGTTCAAAGAATAAGAGAACACTTTTTTTGGGCATGGTGTCTGTGAGGaagaagtataaaattaacaagTCTTGTGCGCAGATAGAACAGGGGGAAggaaataatttgaaaatgagcCACAATGTTTCAGGTAAGCATCTTCAAGGCAGTttaaacatgaaaaagaaaacactaGCAGCTGGCATTCGGGGCAGCTTAACTGCTGATTTGGGCAATGCTCAAAAGAAGAGTAGAGGGAGGAAAAAGAAGTCTAGTAGTCAATCAGAAACTTCAGTTTCATCA GATGATACCAGCCAGAAGCATGTGCGGAGGGGTTTGATGTGCCACCAATGCTGGAGGACTGATAGGAGTGTTGTCAATTGTTCCAAATGCAAAAGGAAACGCTATTGCTATGAGTGCCTTGCAAAATG GTATCCAGAGAAAACAAGAGAGGAAGTAGAAGCTGCTTGTCCATTTTGTCGAGGCAATTGTAATTGCAGATTATGCCTTAGGGAGAAATTAGTTGTCATG GATGAGCATGAGGAAGCAGATACAAGTATCAAATTGCAAAAGTTGCTTTATTTGCTACACAAAATTCTGCCTCTCCTTCGGCATGTACAACAGGAGCAACATGCTGAGTTAGAGCTGGAAACCAGTATACGCG GTGTGCAATTGACAGAACAAGATATAATGGTATCTGTCTTAGATGATGATGATCGGGTCTATTG TGACAATTGCAATACATCCATAGTCAATTTCCACAGAAGCTGCCCAAATCCTGATTGTTCTTATGATCTATGTATCACATGTTGTCATGAAATTAGAAAAGGATCTCAGCCTGGAGGTAATGAAGCAAAATTTTCTCACCAGCAGTCTGTTGAAAGAGTAAATAGTCAAGGTGCAGATTCAGATGACCAGATTCCTACAGTGACGGTAAGATGTGATTGGAAGAGCCTTGTGTCAACTGAGTGCACATCTGGCATGTCATGTAACTCTCTTGATTGGAGAGCTGAGGCAGATGGTAGGATTCCTTGTCCTCCAAAAGGAAGGGGCGGTTGTGGTAGTGAGACACTTTCACTAAGACGCTTCTTTGGAGCTAATTTGGTTGATCAACTGATTCAGAATGCTGAGGAACTTACTGTCAATTTTCAGTTACCTGATATTGAGTTTTCTGAAGGGTGTTCTATGTGTCATACCAGCAGCTCTGCAGGAAATGAAGCAGACAATTTTGAAGTTAGGCAGGCAGCTTATAGAGAGAACAGTCATGACAATTTTGTGTACTGCCCGAATGTTATCCAGTTGGAAGACAATAATATTCAGCATTTTCAAATGCATTGGATGCGAGGTGAACCTGTTATTGTTAGAAATGTACTTGAAAAAAGTTCTGGTCTTAGTTGGGAACCGATGGTTATGTGGAGGGCTTTCATTGGTGcaaaaaagatattaaaagAGGAGGCAAAGAGGGTTAAGGCAATTGATTGCTTGGATTGGTGTGAG GTTGAAATAAATATAAGGCGGTTCTTCAAAGGCTACTTGGAGGGTCGTAGGTATAGGAATGGATGGCCAGAGATGTTGAAGTTGAAGGATTGGCCTGCATCAAATTCATTTGAAGAGTGTTTGCCAAGGCACGGTGCTGAATTTATTGCTATGCTTCCTTTTAAAGATTATACTCATCCAAATTCCGGTATCCTAAATCTTGCTACCAAACTTCCTGCTGTATTGAAGCCGGATTTGGGGCCCAAAACTTACATTGCTTATGGATCTTTGAAAGAACTTGGCAGAGGTGATTCAGTGACAAAACTACATTGTGACATTTCTGATGCG GTTAATGTGCTGACACATGCGACTGATGTGAAGATTCCCCCATGGCAGACTAAAATCATAGATAAATTGCAGAAGAAATATGAAGCTGAAAACATGCATCCACGCTGCTGTGGTCAGACACGGAAGGTGTCACAGATATTGGGAAGAAAGCGGCGAAAGAGACCTCATAAAGGTGGAAGCAAGAATCCTGAATATTCTGCAAAACTAGACAATTTGGCAGGCAAGATTGAGGATGTTGCTGAGTGTAGTTTCTCCTTGCCAGGTGTTGATACATGCTCCAACTCTGCTGCCATTGGAGAACTTCAATCTACACATCAGCTTGATTCTAAACATGGAATGATTGAGGAAATGATGTGTTATCAAAAACATAACCACAACATAGAAGGGCAAACACATAATACCGTTGAGGGAGGTTCTCttaatcaaaatgaggatTTAGGGTCTGTAAGACCTGATACAAATACGACTAGAGAGTCTGTTACAGAAAATCCGTCTTCAGACAATGCACATGGTGGTGCTGTTTGGGATATTTTCCGTAGGGAGGATGTACCTAAGTTAATTGAATACTTACGGAAGCATCAGAAAGAATTCCGTCACATAAGTAACCTTCCTGTAAATTCT GTTATTCATCCTATTCATGATCAGACCCTTTATCTCAGTGAGAAACATAAAAAGCAGCTGAAGGAGGAGTTCA ATGTTGAACCTTGGACATTTGAGCAACATGTCGGTGAAGCTGTTTTCATTCCTGCAGGATGCCCACATCAAGTAAGAAATAGACAG TCATGCATTAAAGTAGCCCTTGATTTTGTGTCCCCCGACAATGTGCAAGAATGCATCCGATTGACAGAAGAGTTCCGCTTGCTCCCCAAAACCCATAGAGCTAAGGAAGATAAATTGGAG GTAATCTTTGTATAG